The DNA segment GGCGTTCGACCAGTGGTGGCCACGAATCATCCAGTTCTTCGGCCCAACTGACGACAAAAGCACCCACCACGACTTCTCGAGCGAAGTCGGCCTCAAACTGATGAGCAACGACGAACTTCGAAGCGCCTTCCTCACGGCGTACGTCCCCAAGGCAAAGAAATACGGCCTCGAGATTCCCGACGAGCCGCGCATCGAAAAGCGCGACGACGGTACGTACAAAGTCGTCGAAGACGACCTCGACTGGGACGAGTTCTTCACCATCGCGAAGAACAACTCCGCGGGCAGCAAAGAACAGATCGGGAAACGCCAGGACACCCAGGAAGCAGTGGAGTGGGTGCGCAGCGTCCTCGACGAGAACGAACGAACAACGACGGGCACCGCCCCGCAGGCGGCAGACTGAACCATGATCTGGGAAGTTTTCAGACAGGAGAAACCGGGCGGCTATCACACCCACTGTGGGAACGTCCACGCACCGGACGCACAGATGGCGAAACTGTTCGCCGAGGTCCAACACGGTCGGCGAAAACCGACGAACAGCCTCTGGGTCGTTCCCCAGCAGGAAGTGGCCGAGGTCGACGCCGAGGAGGCGAACTTTGGCGGCACGACGGACAAATCCTACCGGTGGGCGATGACGTACAACCGGGTGGACGAATCGTTCGCCGAGGAGGTCGCCGACTCACAGCGCGAGCAGGAGACGGCCGACCGTGAACGTGATGAGGTAACCGCAGGTGGGAACCGATGAGCGCCATCGAGCACCTCTCGGGGCCCGAAGACCTCGAGGACGACGAACGGGAAGCTGTCGAAACCCTGCTCTACCGGCTGGCTGACGACGAGTTCGTCATCGCCGAACGCTACACCGAGTGGCAGGTTCGCTCCCCGACCCTCGAGTCGGACCTCGCGCTCTCGAACATCGCCCAGGACGAACTGGGTCACGCCCGCCTGTGGTACGACCTCCTCGAGGACTTCGGCTATACGGAAGCCGAACTCCTCTGGGAGCGAGATCCCGCAGATTTCAGACACTCGACGATGGTCGAACTCCCCTTCGAGACGGGCGACTGGGCCGACGCAATCGTCCGGTCGTACCTCTACGACGAGGCCGAAGCGCTCAGACTCGAGGCGCTCGAGGACTCATCGTACCCGCGAATCGTCGACCGTGTCGGCAAGGTGCTGGGCGAGGAAACCTATCATCGCGAACACGCGACCAACTGGCTCGAGCGACTGGCCGGGACCGACGACGGGCGAGAACAGGTGCAAAACGCCGTCGACCGCGTGTTTCCCCACGCACTCACCCTGTTCGAGCCGGTCGATCCGGACGTCGAGCGCCGAATCGACGAGTACGGAATCCGCACCCGGTGCCTCGACGAACTGGCCACCGATTGGCTCGACCGTGTCGTCCCGTTCCTCGAGTCCCAGGGCATCGAGACGCCGGTGTCGGACTCGAGTGAAGTGACCACGGCTGACCTGCCGGACGTTCGCGGCCGTGATGGCACGCACACCGACGAGTGGTTCGACCTCTACGACGAATTTACCCACACGTACCGCGAACTCGGCCGGGACCGCGCCGACCGGATTATGTCGGACCCGGACGATGCGTAACTGTCCGGACGCAAAACGAGTAACCGATACTGCAAACACACCGAAATTATGACTGAAAAAACCCCCATCGGCGGCGAGAATCCAGGTTCATCTACCGAGGGAGAGAGTGACCGGCCTCCACGGAATGACCCCTCGAGTGAACTCGCTGCCGACGTGAGCGATGACCGACACGACGTCGACGTCTCGTTCGATAGCGACGCAGAACAGACACCGTGTGCGTACACCCGATACGTCGAGCGCGGTGACGTCGAAGGCCTCCCGGCGACCGGTGAGGAAGCCGTGGGAATCGAGCGAGCCGTGTGGGACGCACTCTACGCGGTTGAAGACCCCGAAATGCCGGTCTCCATCGTCGACCTCGGGCTGATTTACGGCGTCGAACTCGAGGAGGGCGACGATGGCGCCCACGTCAGAGTAATCATGACGCTCACCTACACTGGCTGTCCGGCCCGGAAAATGCTGAGCGACGAGGTTCGAGAGGCCGCAGCCTCCCCGGATGGGGTCGAATCCGCCGAACTCGAACTCGTCTGGAGTCCCTCCTGGTCGCTCGATATGGTTACCGAACAGGGGAAAGCCGACCTGCGAGAATTCGGCCTGAGTGTCTAACATGCGACGAACAACCGATCCAAGCGTCGAAACGGGTGGCGACTCGAGCGGTGCCGAGTGTCCGTACTGCGGCTCGAGTAATACCGTCAGAGAGCATCCGAAGGGACCCTCGCTGTGCCGATCGATGCACTACTGCAATGGCTGTGAACAGCCCTTCGAGAAGTTCGAGTAAAACGGACTGCAGCCAGGCGTTTTCAGGGTATTCCGAGCCGATTTATCGAACACCAGCTTCGGAGATCATTCGTCTGTGAAACAGTAGCCTTAGGACCCTTCATTCCCTAGCCAGGGGTGTGAATCGTCGGCACGTCCTCCAGTCAGCAGGTGTGGTGTCCCTCGGAGCCCTTGCAGGGTGTCTCGACGGCGTGAGAGAGCACTTTACCGGCAGTATCAGTACGAACGCGCCTATCGAAATATACAGTGCAGCAGAACGCTCGTACAACATCGCTCTCGAGGGGATCGACCCCGAATCCGGACGACAAACCTACGACCAGAGTTTTAGTGTCAATCCGAACGAGCGAGTGATTCCTCAGACCGCGGCACGGAACGGCCAACTCTTTCGAGTCACCCGGTTCGGGCACGACGACCTGAGCGGACGCCCCGGAGAGGACCTGGTCGAACAGGGAACCGTCGAGCGTGACACACAGCAGATAGACATTCACATCACCGACGACGATCTGACCCTGACCATCTCGAGGTCGGAAACTGAGACAAACAGCTCCGCAGACGGAGAAGAGCGGACCGACGGAGACTCCGCTTCCGCCGAGTGAGCCACCGAATGCGCCCCCAAACCGCACCCGTTGGTTCGTGACCTGATTTTGGACATAGCGTTTCGATTCGGAGAGACGTTGCCCAACTCTTCGCCTACGGATACGGGTGGAACGCTCGCTCGAGTCTGGGTTTGAAGCCCATCGATTCGGGAACCTCTCGCGCCCGGTCGCTGAAGTACGGGTCCCCCGTGAACAGCGGTTGGGCCTCCGGAACCACGACACGAACCGCTTCGAACCCGATTCCCTCGACATCTCGAGTGGTCAGCCGAGCCGCATAGGGCGTCAATCCGGCATCGGTTGCCCGCGTGAGGAGTGCTTCGAGGCGATCCGCACCGGTTGGAACGGGGTCAGGGCCGACCGTCTCGGCGGCGACCGACGTTTCCACGTCGACGAACTGACGGGCCTCGTCCGGAAACGAACCGTAGTGCCCGATTGCACCACCAGCTTCGTCGGCCCCCTCAGGGCCGAGACTCCGCAGTTCCATCCAGTTCTGCACGGCTTCCTCGAGCGCGCCCACGGCCGCCGCGGACGCATCGAGTCCGGCAGCCGACCCGATGGCAAAGTGTGGCCAGGACTCGTCGTACTCGTCGGTTGGAACCTCGAGGTCGCGGTGAACGGCCACCGCGACGACTGGCACGTCGACGTCCATCGTACACAGCAGGGCCGTGGTCTCCAGTCCCTCGCTTCGAGCCCGTTTTCGAAGCGTCGTGAACGCATCAACCTCGACCTCGAGGCCCAACGGCTCGAACGTGGAGTACCACGATAGCATGGTGGCGTCGCGCTCGAGGACTTCCGTCAGGCCCGAACACAGGGCGTCGACGGTCGACGAGCCGAGACCCAGACCGGTCGTAATCGAGGGGACGTGAGCCGTCCCCGGTTGTGGAAACTGCACCGCGGCAGCCGGAAGGTAGGTTCGGTCGCCAGTCTCGAGCGCTGTGGCCTCGACCCAGCGGATTTCTGTCTCCGGATCGTAGGTCGGAGAGTCTTCCTTTCGGGCGAGTGCCGTCGGTGAAACGGCGTTCGAGAGCTCACTCTCGCAGGCGTGAACGAAATCGCTATCTCGATAGGTGCCAGCACAATAGCGTTCGAGGCCCTCACCCACGGCTTTCATCAGGGCCCCGTTCCAGTCGGTAGCGACGCCCGCCGACTGTTGGGGTGCCTGCACGTCGCTGTAGGCCGAGGTGTCGGCCGTCGTCGCGAGGTAGTACGGTGCCGGGAACGACTCGAGTTCGCCGATGGACTCGATCAATCCGACGCGGTCGTCGATAGCGAGTTCGGCCCGGTCGACGGCCGCTTCGAGTGAGAGAGAGTCGTCGTCAGTGCGGTCGAGGGTCCGATCACGACCGCCATCTTCAGCCGGTTCCTGGCAGGAACAGCCGGGCACCGGGTGGAGCGTATGTCTCGCATAAGGCAGTTCGCGAACCTGTCCCAGAATCGACGGCTCGTCGCCGCTAAACAGCCGAATGCACTCGCGGCCGGCAATCGCGCCGGCCAACCGCGCCGCGCTCCGGTTAGCACGGGGCCTTTCATCGGCGTTCGCGGTCGTCGAGGCCACGCGCGCCTCGAGACACTCGAAACAACCACTCGCCGCCGACAGTCCGGAGACGGCCGCGTCGACGCCCTCGAGAGCGTGGCCACCGACGCCGCCGATTTCGACGGCGACCCAGGGTGTCCCCCCGGAGAGCGCCGCCTCGTTCGCTCGAGTGAAAGTCTCGGCCCCGACGACGTCGCTCACGACACCAAATCGGGCATCCGACAGGTCCGCAGGGCTGGCAGGGACGACCGAAATCGAGTCGACATCATCGAATGCAGCGGTGACCGCCGCACGAACCGGATCGTCTCCAACGACGTGTACGTCCATACTCGAGGCTCTCACGCAGAAGGCAAAAGCGCGGCGTTCGTCGGAGACCAGGAGTCTCCGTCAGGCGGCCAGTGCCGTCACTCGAGTTTCATCGACAGAGCTACCGACACGTCTCGGTAATGAGGCCAGTCAGGAATCCTGGGCCGCCGCAGCGAGGTCCGTCAAGACTTCCTCGGCGTTCTCGACCGCGTGTGCCTTTTTCGCCGGATAGGCCTCCACTTTCGCGCGGAACGTGATGCCGTCGCCAAGGGCCACCTCACCGCCGAACGCAGCCTGTTTGTCCAGTCGGAGGAACAGTTCACAGTTCTCGGTCACTCGGTCGTCGAGTTCCGCGATGAGAGTGTCGAACGCCTCGAGGTCAGTCAACTGGGAGAGCACGTGCCGAACGTCGTCTGCGTTCTCGACACGCGCCGAAAGGACGAGGATGCGGTCGCCGTAATGGCCCTCACTTTCGACACGTTGGATCTCGAATTCCTCGGGGAGAAAGCGGAGTAAGGCGTCTTGGACCCGTTTTTCGTCCTCCGTGGCGTAGCAGAACGTTCGCAAATCGACGTAATGAAGCGGTATCTGTGGCATCTGAGATTTCGATATCGGTATGTCGACCACTGGCCATCGTGAAACGGCCAGCTAACGTACCTTATTCTTCGTCGCCTTCGTCAGCCGGTTCCGCTTCGGGGGCCGCCTCGAGTGCGTCCTCGGGAACGCCCGACTCCTGTCCGTCCTCGAAGCTGATAGTGTAGGTGACGTCGCCGAACATCGACTCCATCGTCTGGGTGATGGTCCCGGTTTCGCCGTCGAACTCACTGTGTTTGTCGTGCAAGACGACCTGGTCGTCTTCGTCGAAGCTCATACTCGACTTTCCCCGTCACCGGGTAAAAAGGCCGTGATTCGTCGATGCAACTCGATCATGAGTGTCGAATCGATCGGAGTCGGCTCCATCATCATGGATCATCTCGAATACTGAGAAATCGACCAACATGAGAGTCACTCCAGTGCAGAATACCGTTTTTGAGGCTGTGCGGTGGAGTGGATGATATGGCCCGACGATCAAATCCGTTCGAAGACCTCGCAGAGTTGGTCGACCGACTGAGTCAAGAGTTCGAAACTGCGGCTCGTTCGTGGAATCCCGACGATACACGCGGGGGGTTCGGCTGGTCGCTCGAGGAGCGCGAACCGAGCATCGACCTGGCAGACCACGGCGACGCGTTCGTCGTCACCGCCGACGTTCCGGGCTATGCGGCCGATGACCTCGAGAGTCGTCTCAGCAACGGAACGTTACACATCAGTGGAACTCGGTCGGAGACGGACGAAACGACGGACGAGACGTTCATCAGACGGGAACGAACGACGCAATCGTTCGACCGGCGCGTCTCGATTCCGGAACCGGTCGACAGCGACGGCGTAAGCGCCACGCTGAACAACGGCGTCTTGACTATTCGCCTCGAAAAGGCAGAGCCGACAGCAGGGCAAGTCGGCATCGACATCGAGTGAACCAGGTAGCTGACGCTACGTGGAGGACGCCTCCTCGAGATTGAGCGCTTCGAAAAACCGTCGCCTGATCCGGGTGTCGACCAGTGAGAGCAGTGCTTCGTCATCGTCCCCGCCGTCGTCACCGAACAGTCCCAGTTCGATCCAGCCGCCAGCCATGTCATGGTGACCCCCAACCGAACCGAGGTCGCCAAAGG comes from the Natronosalvus amylolyticus genome and includes:
- the paaB gene encoding 1,2-phenylacetyl-CoA epoxidase subunit PaaB; translation: MIWEVFRQEKPGGYHTHCGNVHAPDAQMAKLFAEVQHGRRKPTNSLWVVPQQEVAEVDAEEANFGGTTDKSYRWAMTYNRVDESFAEEVADSQREQETADRERDEVTAGGNR
- the paaE gene encoding 1,2-phenylacetyl-CoA epoxidase subunit PaaE; the protein is MRRTTDPSVETGGDSSGAECPYCGSSNTVREHPKGPSLCRSMHYCNGCEQPFEKFE
- a CDS encoding Hsp20/alpha crystallin family protein, yielding MARRSNPFEDLAELVDRLSQEFETAARSWNPDDTRGGFGWSLEEREPSIDLADHGDAFVVTADVPGYAADDLESRLSNGTLHISGTRSETDETTDETFIRRERTTQSFDRRVSIPEPVDSDGVSATLNNGVLTIRLEKAEPTAGQVGIDIE
- a CDS encoding RNA-binding protein → MPQIPLHYVDLRTFCYATEDEKRVQDALLRFLPEEFEIQRVESEGHYGDRILVLSARVENADDVRHVLSQLTDLEAFDTLIAELDDRVTENCELFLRLDKQAAFGGEVALGDGITFRAKVEAYPAKKAHAVENAEEVLTDLAAAAQDS
- the paaC gene encoding 1,2-phenylacetyl-CoA epoxidase subunit PaaC, encoding MSAIEHLSGPEDLEDDEREAVETLLYRLADDEFVIAERYTEWQVRSPTLESDLALSNIAQDELGHARLWYDLLEDFGYTEAELLWERDPADFRHSTMVELPFETGDWADAIVRSYLYDEAEALRLEALEDSSYPRIVDRVGKVLGEETYHREHATNWLERLAGTDDGREQVQNAVDRVFPHALTLFEPVDPDVERRIDEYGIRTRCLDELATDWLDRVVPFLESQGIETPVSDSSEVTTADLPDVRGRDGTHTDEWFDLYDEFTHTYRELGRDRADRIMSDPDDA
- a CDS encoding YcaO-like family protein, translated to MDVHVVGDDPVRAAVTAAFDDVDSISVVPASPADLSDARFGVVSDVVGAETFTRANEAALSGGTPWVAVEIGGVGGHALEGVDAAVSGLSAASGCFECLEARVASTTANADERPRANRSAARLAGAIAGRECIRLFSGDEPSILGQVRELPYARHTLHPVPGCSCQEPAEDGGRDRTLDRTDDDSLSLEAAVDRAELAIDDRVGLIESIGELESFPAPYYLATTADTSAYSDVQAPQQSAGVATDWNGALMKAVGEGLERYCAGTYRDSDFVHACESELSNAVSPTALARKEDSPTYDPETEIRWVEATALETGDRTYLPAAAVQFPQPGTAHVPSITTGLGLGSSTVDALCSGLTEVLERDATMLSWYSTFEPLGLEVEVDAFTTLRKRARSEGLETTALLCTMDVDVPVVAVAVHRDLEVPTDEYDESWPHFAIGSAAGLDASAAAVGALEEAVQNWMELRSLGPEGADEAGGAIGHYGSFPDEARQFVDVETSVAAETVGPDPVPTGADRLEALLTRATDAGLTPYAARLTTRDVEGIGFEAVRVVVPEAQPLFTGDPYFSDRAREVPESMGFKPRLERAFHPYP
- the paaD gene encoding 1,2-phenylacetyl-CoA epoxidase subunit PaaD; protein product: MSDDRHDVDVSFDSDAEQTPCAYTRYVERGDVEGLPATGEEAVGIERAVWDALYAVEDPEMPVSIVDLGLIYGVELEEGDDGAHVRVIMTLTYTGCPARKMLSDEVREAAASPDGVESAELELVWSPSWSLDMVTEQGKADLREFGLSV
- a CDS encoding DUF1918 domain-containing protein translates to MSFDEDDQVVLHDKHSEFDGETGTITQTMESMFGDVTYTISFEDGQESGVPEDALEAAPEAEPADEGDEE